One window of the Rhipicephalus sanguineus isolate Rsan-2018 chromosome 2, BIME_Rsan_1.4, whole genome shotgun sequence genome contains the following:
- the LOC119383651 gene encoding isatin hydrolase, translated as MASRCSTIILLWFALAASRVTARNPSSCGGLSVPIEKLVDLSHSFNNRTIFWSDDAEFRLNISRRGSTPEDWYQSDVVELATHGGTHLDAPIHFAPERWTVSQIPLERLMFLPIALVDVEAQASENPAYELSVEYIERWEAEHGHVPHGALFVERTGRYKLWPNRDAYLGIDDQGWRRFPTVSPEAARFLVEQRHIYGFGLDSPSVDLFNASATHRILASHNVYVLENLADLSRVPAQGATAIALPVKVCMASGSPVRVVAILP; from the exons ATGGCGTCAAGGTGCTCGACTATCATCTTGCTTTGGTTTGCTCTAGCTGCGAGCCGTGTCACGGCGCGAAACCCATCAAGCTGCGGTGGTCTCTCCGTACCAATCGAGAAGCTCGTCGACCTGTCGCACAGCTTCAACAACCGGACAATATTCTGGTCGGACGATGCCGAATTTCGCCTGAACATCTCGCGTCGTGGGAGCACTCCTGAAGACTG GTACCAGTCCGACGTAGTTGAGCTGGCAACTCATGGCGGCACGCATTTGGATGCGCCAATTCACTTCGCACCCGAGAGGTGGACTGTGAGCCAGATACCGCTGGAACGGCTCATGTTTCTGCCCATCGCACTCGTGGACGTTGAGGCACAGGCGAGCGAGAACCCCGCGTACGAGTTGTCCGTTGAGTACATCGAGCGCTGGGAGGCAGAACATGGCCACGTCCCTCACGGCGCCCTTTTTGTGGAGAGGACTGGACGTTACAAG CTCTGGCCTAACCGCGACGCATACTTGGGTATCGACGACCAGGGATGGAGGCGTTTCCCGACAGTTTCACCGGAGGCAGCGCGGTTCCTGGTTGAGCAGCGGCACATCTACGGCTTCGGGTTGGACTCGCCTTCCGTAGACCTGTTCAACGCTTCGGCGACCCACAGGATTCTCGCTTCCCACAACGTGTACGTGCTCGAAAACCTGGCCGACCTGTCACGTGTCCCCGCCCAAGGAGCCACAGCCATCGCATTGCCCGTCAAAGTCTGCATGGCCAGCGGTTCCCCTGTGCGTGTGGTGGCCATCCTTCCATGA